In one window of Burkholderia sp. NRF60-BP8 DNA:
- a CDS encoding enoyl-CoA hydratase: MEPDQQTADPILLRDTHDGVVTLRLNRPQQFNALSEALLSALHDAFDTLAADPHVRCVVLAAEGKAFCAGHDLRQMRGKPELDYYRTLFAQCSRVMLAMRALPVPVIARVHGIATAAGCQLVAACDLAIAADTARFAVSGIDVGLFCSTPAVALSRNVAAKRAFDMLMTGRFVDAATAAAWGLVNEAVPEDALDAAVARKVAEIVAKSPAAVRVGKQMFYRQREMPLDEAYAYAGDVMARNMMEEDAGEGIDAFLDKRKPTWRS; this comes from the coding sequence ATGGAACCCGATCAACAGACCGCCGATCCGATCCTGCTGCGCGACACGCACGACGGCGTCGTCACGCTGCGCCTGAATCGCCCGCAGCAGTTCAACGCGTTGTCCGAAGCGTTGCTCTCGGCCCTGCACGATGCGTTCGATACGCTGGCTGCCGATCCGCACGTGCGCTGCGTCGTGCTGGCGGCCGAAGGCAAGGCGTTCTGCGCCGGCCACGACTTGCGGCAGATGCGCGGCAAGCCCGAACTCGACTACTACCGCACGCTGTTCGCGCAGTGCAGCCGCGTGATGCTCGCGATGCGCGCGTTGCCGGTGCCGGTGATCGCGCGCGTGCACGGCATCGCGACGGCGGCCGGCTGCCAGCTCGTCGCCGCGTGCGACCTCGCGATCGCGGCCGACACCGCGCGCTTCGCGGTGTCCGGCATCGACGTCGGGCTGTTCTGCTCGACGCCGGCCGTCGCGCTGAGCCGCAACGTCGCGGCCAAGCGCGCGTTCGACATGCTGATGACCGGGCGCTTCGTCGATGCGGCGACGGCCGCCGCGTGGGGACTCGTCAACGAAGCCGTGCCCGAGGACGCGCTCGATGCGGCTGTCGCGCGCAAGGTCGCGGAGATCGTCGCGAAGAGCCCGGCCGCGGTGCGGGTCGGCAAGCAGATGTTCTATCGTCAGCGCGAGATGCCGCTCGACGAAGCGTATGCGTACGCGGGCGACGTGATGGCACGCAACATGATGGAAGAGGATGCGGGCGAGGGCATCGACGCGTTCCTCGACAAGCGGAAGCCGACGTGGCGTTCGTGA
- a CDS encoding MAPEG family protein: protein MTTSQLCLFIVALLPFPMTFLAKARKGYDNRAPRAYLAKLEGWRARAQAAHQNAWEALALFTAALVVAWHNGANVHRVDQLAIAFVAIRIVYALMYLLNWASLRSLVWFGGMACVVALFFATP, encoded by the coding sequence ATGACGACGTCCCAGCTGTGCCTGTTCATCGTCGCATTGTTGCCGTTCCCGATGACGTTTCTCGCCAAGGCCCGCAAGGGCTACGACAACCGCGCGCCGCGCGCGTACCTGGCGAAGCTCGAAGGTTGGCGCGCACGCGCCCAGGCCGCTCATCAGAATGCGTGGGAAGCGCTTGCGCTGTTCACGGCCGCGCTGGTGGTGGCATGGCACAACGGCGCGAACGTGCATCGCGTCGACCAGCTCGCGATCGCGTTCGTCGCGATCCGCATCGTCTATGCGCTGATGTACCTGCTGAACTGGGCGTCGCTGCGTTCGCTCGTGTGGTTCGGCGGGATGGCGTGCGTCGTCGCGCTGTTCTTCGCGACGCCGTAA
- the alr gene encoding alanine racemase: MPRPIVAHIRPDAVRHNLDFIRRTAAQSRVWAVIKANAYGHGIERIYPGLAAADGIALLDLDEAVRVRELGWDKPVLLLEGIFEPADVELADRHRLTVAVHCDEQLDLLIAAKPRQPIDIQLKMNSGMNRLGYRPAAFRAAWERAARAPSIGKITLMMHFANADEGEVDWQLEQFDATTAGIPGERSVSNSAAVLWHPHAHRDWVRPGTILYGASPTGASRHIADTPLTAAMTLTSRIIGVQTLAPEETVGYGRRFTADRPMRIGVVACGYADGYPRHAPTGTPIAVDGVMTRVVGRVSMDMLTVDLTPCPHAGIGSSVELWGDQVKVDDVAEASGTIGYELMCALARRVPVVIVPPGASSVQPAPRTGSYGR, from the coding sequence ATGCCCCGTCCCATCGTCGCCCATATCCGCCCGGACGCCGTCCGCCACAACCTCGACTTCATCCGCCGCACCGCTGCGCAATCGCGCGTGTGGGCCGTGATCAAGGCCAACGCGTACGGCCACGGCATCGAACGGATCTACCCGGGCCTCGCGGCCGCCGACGGCATCGCGCTGCTCGATCTCGACGAAGCCGTGCGCGTGCGCGAGCTCGGCTGGGACAAGCCCGTGCTGCTGCTCGAAGGGATCTTCGAGCCGGCCGACGTCGAGTTGGCCGATCGCCACCGGCTGACGGTCGCCGTGCACTGCGACGAACAGCTCGACCTGCTGATCGCCGCGAAGCCGCGGCAGCCGATCGACATCCAGCTCAAGATGAATTCCGGGATGAACCGGCTCGGCTACCGGCCGGCCGCGTTCCGCGCCGCCTGGGAGCGCGCGGCGCGCGCGCCGTCGATCGGCAAGATCACGCTGATGATGCATTTCGCGAACGCCGACGAAGGCGAGGTCGACTGGCAGCTCGAGCAGTTCGACGCGACCACGGCCGGGATTCCGGGCGAGCGCTCGGTATCGAATTCGGCGGCGGTGCTGTGGCACCCGCACGCGCACCGCGACTGGGTGCGTCCCGGCACGATCCTGTACGGCGCTTCGCCGACGGGCGCGTCGCGCCATATCGCCGACACGCCGCTGACGGCCGCGATGACGCTGACCAGCCGGATCATCGGCGTGCAGACGCTCGCCCCCGAAGAGACCGTCGGCTACGGCCGGCGCTTCACGGCCGACCGGCCGATGCGGATCGGCGTCGTCGCGTGCGGCTACGCGGACGGCTATCCGCGCCACGCGCCGACCGGCACGCCGATCGCCGTGGACGGCGTGATGACGCGCGTCGTCGGCCGCGTGTCGATGGACATGCTGACCGTCGACCTGACGCCGTGCCCGCACGCGGGCATCGGCTCGAGCGTCGAGCTGTGGGGCGACCAGGTGAAGGTGGACGACGTCGCGGAAGCCAGCGGCACGATCGGCTACGAGCTGATGTGCGCGCTCGCGCGCCGCGTGCCGGTGGTGATCGTGCCACCCGGCGCGTCGAGCGTGCAGCCGGCGCCGCGGACCGGCAGCTACGGGCGCTGA